The genomic interval GCGTGCGCAGGTGCCGGAAGAGCCCGGCCTGCCCCCGGCCGAAGCGCTTCCCCGCGGCCTGCCCCCGGCCGAAGAGGCGCACCCGGGCCTGCCCCGGGCCGAAGAAGCGCACCCGGGCCTGCCCCCGGTCGAGGAGGTCCGCCCGGGCCTGTGGAGCCTGCCCGTGCCGATCCCCAACAGCCCGCTCCGCTACGTGCTCGCCTACGCCTTCGAGGTGCCCGCAGGCGTGGTGCTGGTGGACCCGGGCTGGAACGCGCCTGAGTCGCTGGCCGCACTCGAGGCGGGTCTGGGTCGGCTCGGCACGGGCCTGGCCGGCGTGCGCGGGATCCTGGTCACCCACATCCACCCCGACCACTACGGCCTGGCCGGACGGGTGCGGGAGCTGTCGGGCGCGTGGGTGGCGCTCCACCCGGCCGACGCCGCACTCGTCAACGACCGCTACGAGCAGGTCGACCGTCTGCTCGACCGGACCGCCGGATGGCTGCGGGCCACCGGCGCGCCCGAGCGCGAGGTCGAGGCGCTGCGCAGCGCCAGCATGCAGATCCGCCGGTTCGTGGTGTCCGCCCGCCCCGACGTGCTGCTCGAGCACGGCGACCGCCCGGACGTGCCTGGCTGGCGGCTGGTCGCGGTCCACACCCCGGGCCACACCCCCGGCCATCTCTGCTTCCACGAGGAGGGCACCGGGGTCCTGCTCACCGGCGACCACGTCCTGCCCCGGATCAGCCCCAACGTGTCGGCCCACCCGCAGTCCACCGACGACCCGCTCGGCGACTACCTCACCTCCCTCAAGCAGGTGCAGGCGTACGCCGGGCCGGCCCTGCCCGGCCACCAGTGGCGCTTCGACGACCTCCCAGGCCGGGTCGACGAGCTGCTCGCCCACCACGAGGAGCGCCTCGACGAGGCGCAGGCGGCCGTCGCGGCCGGGGCCGCCACCGTATGGGAGGTCGCGCGCGCCCTGCGCTGGTCGCGGCCGTGGGAGGAGATCGTCGGGTTCATGCGCCGGGCCGCGCTGGGCGAGACCCAGGCCCACCTGATCGTGCTCGAGCGCCGGGCCCGGATCGTGCGGGTGTCGCATGCCACACCCCTTCGCTGGCGCGCCCGCTGACCCCGTGGCCGCAGGCCTCGACGGTGGCCACCGTGGACGGGTCGCCGGGGTCGAAGAGCACGAAGCCGGCCAGCTGGTCGTCGAGCTGCTTGGCGAGCGCGTTCCAGACCGCGTGCAGCACGGCGGCGAGGAGGACCGCCGCGGTGACCGTGGGCGTCGCGTCCGCGGCGAGAAGCGGATCCGGCATCTGCCGGCAGGCTAACGAACCACCCGCCGCTGCCCGGCCGGTGAGCGGCCGGGCCTTGGGCTATGTCCCGGCGATCAGCTCGACCTGGCAGCGCACTCCCGGTGCGCGGGCAAGGCGGGCGTCGGCGGTCAGCAGCGGCGCGTCAAGCGCTTCGGCCAGGGACACATAGGCCGCGCCGTACACCGTCAGGTTGTCGCGCAGCTCCCAGACGCGTGACAGGAGCGAGCCGTGGGGATACCGGCGCAACGGCAGCAGCCCGAGCTTGGTGCGGGCCTGGCGTGCGCCGTGCTCGCTGAGCGAGCCGTTGCGGTGCAGGACGCGCAGCGCCGACAGCACCTCGAGATCCATGAGATGGGGGACGTGTAGCTCCGGTTCGGCGGCGAGCCGCGTGCGCGCCGCGCCACCATGCTCCGACAGGAGCGCGGCCACGACGATGGAGGCGTCGGCCACGCTCGTCATGCGGGGCGCTCGTCCCGGATGAGGTCGGCGAGTTGCTGGCCGGTCAGGTCGACCTGCTCCTGCGGCCATGCGAGCACATCGGCGATGGTCGGCAGCTCAGCGTCGCGAGCCAGCACCCGCAGCGCGTACGCAGCCAGTGACAAGCCCTCCCGCTCGGCCTTGGCCTTCAGCGCGGCGAGCACGTCGTCGGGCACGTCCCGGATCTGCAGTGGCTTTCCCATGCCAGCAGCCTAGCATGCGGTATGCATGCATGAGCAGCCGGTCACCTGGCCCCGAGCAGGGCACCCGGCTGTGCACCCGGTCTCGGCCTTCCAGTCGGTGGAGCGGCTCGCGGCATGGGTAGGATGAGCGCGGGACGGCGGACCGCTGACGGGGCGGCGGACCGGTGACGGGAGGGCGGACCGGTGGGCGGTGAGGTGCCACGATCGACGACGTGAGGGTCGCCCTGCTCGGTTTCGGGTACTGGGGGCCGAACCTGGCCCGCAACCTGCACCTGCGGCTCGGGCGGTCGTGGGTCGCGTGCGTCGACCCCGACCCGGCCCGGCTCGCCGAGGTCGCCCACCGCTACCCGTGGGTCCGGACCGTGCCTGACCCGGACGGCGTGCTGGCCGACCCGGGCGTGGACGCGGTGGTGATCGCCTCGCCCGCCCGCACCCACGCCGAGCTGGTCCACCTGGCCCTGGCCGCCGGCAAGCACGTGCTGGTCGAGAAGCCGCTCGCCCTCACCACCGCCGACGCGGTCGACCTGGCCGAGCAGGCCGGCGCGAGCGGGCGGGTCCTCATGGTCGGCCACACCTTCGAGTACAACCCGGCCGTCACCAAGATGCGCGCGCTGCTGCAGGCGGGCGAGCTGGGCGAGCTGTACTACCTGCACTCCCAGCGAGTGAACCTGGGCCGCATCCAGCACGACATCAACGCGCTGTGGTCGATCGGGCCGCACGACGTCTCGATCGCCAACTACCTGGTCGGGGCGGCGCCCCGCTGGGTCGCCGCCCGCGGCGCCCGCTACCTGCACACCGACGTGGAGGACGTGGTGTTCGCCACCCTCGGCTACGACGGCGACGTGCTCGCCCACGTGCACGTGTCCTGGCTCGACCCGTCCAAGCTGCGCCGCACCACCATGGTCGGCTCGCGCCGCATGGTCGTCTTCGACGACCTGGACTCCGAGGCCAAGCTCCGGGTCTACGACAAGGGCGCCGACCCGGTCGGGGTGGGCGAGTTCGGCGAGTACCAGTTCCGGCTCCGCTCGGGCGACATCCACGTGCCCCGGACCGACCTGACCGAGCCGCTCGCCCTCGAGCTCGACCACTTCCTGGAGTGCGTGGCGACCGGGACGACCCCGCGCACCGACGCCTGGAACGGGGTCCGGGTCGTGGCCACCCTGGAGGCCGCCCAGCAGTCGCTCGACAAGGGCGGGCTCCAGGTCGGGGTGGCCAGGGCGGCCGGGGTGGCCGGGGCAGCGGGGACGGCCCGGGCGGCGGGGGCGGCCGGGGCGGCTGGCCGGGAGCGGGACCCACGTGGCCTCCACGCCGGCTGAGGCCGAGCGCCGGCCGGGCCCCCGACCGCGCCAGCGATGCAGGAGGGACCCGCGTGGCCTCCACGCCGGCTGAGGCCGAGGTCGCCTCCACCGCCCTGGTGCTCCACGGGGTCCGGCTCGGCGCGGGCAGCCGGGTGGGCGAGTACTGCATCGTGGGCGAGCCCGCCGGCGGCGCGACCACCGCCACCGCCAAGCGCGAGGCGGTCGACGGCCACGAGTACCAGGGCCCGGTCACCGTGATCGGCGAGGGCGCGCTGCTCCGCTCCCACACCGTGGTGTACGCGGGCAGCCGCATCGGCGAGCGCTTCCAGACCGGCCACCACGTGCTGGTCCGGGAGGACAACGAGATCGGCGACGACGTCTCGGTCGGCACCGGCTCGGTCGTGGAGCACCACGTCCGCATCGGCCACCGGGTCCGGCTCCACACCGGGGTGTTCGTGCCCGAGTACTGCGTGCTCGAGGACGACTGCTGGATCGGCCCCCGGGTCGTGCTGACGAATGC from Actinomycetes bacterium carries:
- a CDS encoding MBL fold metallo-hydrolase, with protein sequence MERAQVPEEPGLPPAEALPRGLPPAEEAHPGLPRAEEAHPGLPPVEEVRPGLWSLPVPIPNSPLRYVLAYAFEVPAGVVLVDPGWNAPESLAALEAGLGRLGTGLAGVRGILVTHIHPDHYGLAGRVRELSGAWVALHPADAALVNDRYEQVDRLLDRTAGWLRATGAPEREVEALRSASMQIRRFVVSARPDVLLEHGDRPDVPGWRLVAVHTPGHTPGHLCFHEEGTGVLLTGDHVLPRISPNVSAHPQSTDDPLGDYLTSLKQVQAYAGPALPGHQWRFDDLPGRVDELLAHHEERLDEAQAAVAAGAATVWEVARALRWSRPWEEIVGFMRRAALGETQAHLIVLERRARIVRVSHATPLRWRAR
- a CDS encoding type II toxin-antitoxin system VapC family toxin; this encodes MTSVADASIVVAALLSEHGGAARTRLAAEPELHVPHLMDLEVLSALRVLHRNGSLSEHGARQARTKLGLLPLRRYPHGSLLSRVWELRDNLTVYGAAYVSLAEALDAPLLTADARLARAPGVRCQVELIAGT
- a CDS encoding antitoxin, which produces MGKPLQIRDVPDDVLAALKAKAEREGLSLAAYALRVLARDAELPTIADVLAWPQEQVDLTGQQLADLIRDERPA
- a CDS encoding Gfo/Idh/MocA family oxidoreductase; this encodes MRVALLGFGYWGPNLARNLHLRLGRSWVACVDPDPARLAEVAHRYPWVRTVPDPDGVLADPGVDAVVIASPARTHAELVHLALAAGKHVLVEKPLALTTADAVDLAEQAGASGRVLMVGHTFEYNPAVTKMRALLQAGELGELYYLHSQRVNLGRIQHDINALWSIGPHDVSIANYLVGAAPRWVAARGARYLHTDVEDVVFATLGYDGDVLAHVHVSWLDPSKLRRTTMVGSRRMVVFDDLDSEAKLRVYDKGADPVGVGEFGEYQFRLRSGDIHVPRTDLTEPLALELDHFLECVATGTTPRTDAWNGVRVVATLEAAQQSLDKGGLQVGVARAAGVAGAAGTARAAGAAGAAGRERDPRGLHAG
- a CDS encoding acyltransferase, encoding MASTPAEAEVASTALVLHGVRLGAGSRVGEYCIVGEPAGGATTATAKREAVDGHEYQGPVTVIGEGALLRSHTVVYAGSRIGERFQTGHHVLVREDNEIGDDVSVGTGSVVEHHVRIGHRVRLHTGVFVPEYCVLEDDCWIGPRVVLTNAPFPRCPDVAACMRGVRVGRGAKLGANVTVLPGVTIGEDALVGAGAVVTSDVPPRAVVAGNPARVRGDLDGLACPAGLPHQPYSPPRTGA